Proteins from one Dysgonomonas sp. HDW5A genomic window:
- a CDS encoding mechanosensitive ion channel family protein, with protein MLGLVLLQSIEQISTSSLQPLVQGLLERLVGLGEKLIGAVIVYFIGSWVISWLRKLVRKLLSRKQVDGAVSTFINSLVNTLLRVILVVAIIGILGIPTTSLAAIIAAGGLAIGMAMKDNLSNFAGGIMILMNKPFKLNDRILVQGMDGVVMEIGILYTILLTADGRTIYIPNGPLSTGSITNYSTQENRRVDITLNINYGNNIDELKAVLADVVNQNEKILKAPSPFVGITNINNGNFDIVIRAWVLNEDYGIVSVALNEAIYDALSQKRVFVSSSISVKMIS; from the coding sequence ATGTTAGGTCTGGTTTTATTGCAAAGTATTGAGCAGATTAGTACTTCTTCTCTGCAACCTCTGGTTCAAGGATTGTTAGAGCGTTTAGTTGGATTGGGAGAAAAGTTGATTGGTGCTGTCATTGTATATTTTATAGGGTCCTGGGTTATCTCTTGGCTACGTAAATTGGTGAGGAAACTCCTGAGCCGAAAGCAGGTGGATGGTGCTGTGTCGACATTTATAAACAGCCTGGTAAATACTTTGCTAAGAGTGATATTAGTGGTGGCTATTATTGGTATTCTCGGTATCCCGACAACGTCTTTAGCTGCTATTATTGCAGCCGGTGGACTTGCCATTGGTATGGCTATGAAAGATAACCTCTCGAATTTTGCGGGAGGAATTATGATTCTGATGAATAAACCTTTTAAATTGAATGATCGGATCTTGGTTCAGGGTATGGATGGTGTTGTAATGGAAATTGGTATCCTTTATACTATACTCCTTACGGCCGATGGACGTACTATTTATATTCCTAACGGACCACTTTCGACAGGAAGTATAACCAATTATTCTACTCAGGAAAACAGAAGGGTTGACATAACTCTTAATATTAACTACGGTAATAATATTGATGAGCTTAAAGCTGTATTGGCAGATGTTGTAAATCAGAATGAGAAGATACTGAAAGCTCCATCTCCATTTGTCGGAATAACCAATATCAATAATGGGAATTTTGATATTGTAATACGTGCATGGGTATTGAACGAAGACTATGGAATTGTAAGCGTTGCTTTGAATGAGGCAATTTATGATGCTTTGTCTCAAAAAAGAGTTTTTGTGTCATCTTCTATTTCTGTGAAAATGATAAGCTAA
- a CDS encoding AMP-binding protein translates to MENTDRFLGLIKSSISTNWDKPAFSDYNGSTLLFKDFAQKIAELHIIFETIEVQKGDKIALCGRNCTNWAVTFFAAMSYGAVVTTILHDFDGESIHNIVNHCDAKVFFVGEHVWDKVDPLKIPNVKTIITIEDYAIQKSRSQALNQVCDNLSIVFKNKYPKGFSQNDLIFHQEQPEEMALINYTSGTTSKPKGVMIPYRSLWSNTKFAIESISFVKPGDGIVSMLPMAHMYGLAFEILLSVAKGCHVHFLTRLPSPQIIMSAFEKVKPTLIIAVPLIIEKIIVSKVFTELNKQPTKTLIKIPFIREKIFSKVKDKLISVFGGQVVEIVVGGAALDSEVGKFLSRIKFPYTVGYGMTECGPLISYDFWETYRATSCGKPVDRMEVKIDSTDPQNITGEIMVRGTNTMLGYYKNPEATADVLASDGWLRTGDLGVMDESQYVYIKGRSKTMILGPSGQNIYPEEIEQLLNNTHYVAESLIVEREGRLHALIFPDQDAIQASHSKESIENLLKAEITNLNKRLPKYSQIADYTIQKVEFDKTPKRSIKRFLYK, encoded by the coding sequence ATGGAAAATACAGATAGATTTTTAGGCCTAATAAAAAGCAGCATCAGCACCAACTGGGACAAGCCTGCTTTTAGTGATTATAATGGAAGTACTCTGCTATTTAAAGATTTTGCTCAGAAAATAGCAGAATTACATATCATTTTTGAAACTATAGAAGTACAGAAAGGTGATAAAATTGCACTTTGTGGTCGCAATTGTACCAATTGGGCAGTAACTTTTTTTGCTGCTATGAGCTATGGCGCAGTCGTAACTACCATCTTACATGATTTTGACGGAGAAAGCATCCACAATATTGTTAATCATTGCGATGCCAAAGTTTTTTTTGTAGGAGAACATGTTTGGGATAAGGTAGACCCTTTAAAAATTCCAAATGTAAAGACTATTATCACCATAGAAGATTATGCTATTCAAAAATCACGCTCTCAAGCACTCAATCAGGTGTGTGATAACCTAAGCATTGTATTCAAAAATAAATATCCCAAAGGATTTTCTCAAAACGATTTAATATTTCATCAGGAGCAGCCCGAAGAGATGGCTCTTATCAATTATACATCGGGAACCACAAGCAAACCTAAGGGTGTTATGATTCCTTATCGCAGCTTATGGTCTAATACTAAATTTGCAATCGAAAGTATCTCGTTTGTTAAGCCGGGAGATGGTATCGTGAGTATGCTGCCAATGGCACACATGTATGGTTTGGCTTTCGAGATACTATTATCTGTCGCCAAAGGATGTCATGTACATTTCCTTACCCGCTTGCCTTCACCACAAATAATAATGAGTGCATTCGAGAAGGTTAAACCAACTCTCATTATTGCCGTGCCTTTAATTATAGAGAAAATAATTGTGTCTAAAGTCTTTACCGAACTGAATAAGCAACCGACAAAGACTCTTATAAAAATTCCTTTTATCAGAGAGAAAATATTCTCTAAGGTTAAAGACAAACTAATCTCGGTTTTTGGAGGTCAGGTTGTAGAAATAGTAGTAGGAGGAGCAGCATTAGACAGTGAAGTCGGTAAATTTCTTTCCCGTATTAAATTCCCTTATACGGTTGGATACGGTATGACCGAATGCGGACCGCTTATTTCGTACGATTTCTGGGAAACCTACCGTGCAACATCTTGTGGAAAGCCTGTTGACCGAATGGAAGTAAAAATTGACTCTACTGACCCTCAAAACATAACAGGTGAAATTATGGTGAGAGGTACTAATACAATGCTGGGATATTATAAAAATCCCGAAGCAACAGCAGATGTATTGGCTTCTGACGGATGGCTTAGAACCGGAGATCTCGGAGTGATGGACGAAAGTCAATATGTTTACATAAAAGGAAGATCTAAAACAATGATATTAGGACCTTCCGGTCAAAATATATATCCCGAAGAAATAGAACAGTTATTAAATAACACCCATTATGTAGCCGAATCATTAATTGTTGAACGAGAGGGAAGATTGCATGCTCTGATTTTTCCTGATCAAGATGCAATACAAGCCAGTCACTCTAAAGAAAGCATAGAAAATCTTTTGAAAGCGGAAATAACTAATCTCAACAAACGTCTGCCTAAATACAGCCAGATTGCAGACTATACAATACAAAAAGTTGAGTTTGATAAAACACCCAAAAGAAGTATCAAACGCTTTTTATATAAATAA
- a CDS encoding VOC family protein has protein sequence MKIVSRFDHFNINVTNLERSIEFYQKALGLSELRRKEAPDGSFILVYLSDGVSPFSLELTWLRDHPEAYELGENESHLCFRVQGDYDEIRKFHKEMNCVCFENQKMGLYFINDPDDYWIEILPLVK, from the coding sequence ATGAAAATAGTAAGCAGATTTGACCACTTCAATATCAATGTTACCAATTTGGAGCGTAGTATCGAATTTTATCAAAAGGCATTAGGTCTGTCTGAGCTCAGAAGAAAAGAGGCTCCTGACGGATCATTTATATTGGTTTATTTATCGGATGGAGTAAGTCCCTTTTCATTAGAGCTTACTTGGCTCAGAGATCACCCCGAAGCATATGAACTGGGGGAGAATGAGAGTCATTTATGCTTTAGAGTACAGGGTGATTATGATGAAATCCGTAAGTTTCACAAAGAAATGAATTGCGTTTGTTTTGAAAACCAAAAGATGGGATTGTATTTTATAAATGATCCTGACGATTATTGGATTGAGATATTACCTTTGGTAAAATAG
- a CDS encoding MBL fold metallo-hydrolase yields the protein MRLTYIYHSGFAIEAENFTIIIDYYQDSISETHGVVVDRLLHRPQKLYVLVSHGHADHFNPEILKWRKNRHDITYIFSKDVEKSLKMDSTDVIFIDKDEQYVDDILQIDAFGSTDLGISFRIKADNKVIFHAGDLNNWHWNEESTEEEIKDAEDFYLRELDHIAALTPFVDVAMFPVDPRLGKDYMKGAGQFMERIPTGLFIPMHFDVAYEKAAAIEVVAEKCKAEVFVPLHRGDVIEI from the coding sequence ATGAGATTAACTTACATATATCATAGTGGGTTTGCTATTGAAGCAGAAAATTTTACTATTATCATTGATTATTATCAGGATTCCATCAGTGAGACGCATGGGGTGGTAGTGGATAGATTATTACATCGTCCACAGAAGCTATATGTCTTGGTTTCACATGGGCATGCCGATCATTTTAATCCGGAAATTCTTAAATGGAGAAAGAATAGACATGATATAACGTATATATTTTCGAAGGATGTCGAAAAGTCACTCAAGATGGATTCTACAGATGTAATTTTTATCGACAAGGATGAGCAATACGTAGATGATATATTACAGATTGATGCTTTTGGTTCTACAGACTTAGGTATTTCATTCAGAATTAAAGCGGATAACAAAGTAATCTTTCATGCCGGTGATTTAAATAACTGGCATTGGAATGAAGAATCTACAGAGGAGGAAATAAAGGATGCTGAGGATTTTTATTTAAGAGAACTTGATCATATCGCTGCGTTGACCCCTTTTGTAGATGTTGCCATGTTTCCTGTTGATCCTCGATTAGGTAAAGATTATATGAAGGGAGCAGGTCAGTTTATGGAAAGAATACCAACAGGTTTGTTTATTCCCATGCATTTTGATGTGGCATATGAAAAAGCGGCAGCAATAGAGGTTGTAGCAGAAAAATGCAAAGCTGAGGTTTTTGTTCCCTTGCATAGAGGCGATGTTATTGAAATATAA